A genome region from Etheostoma cragini isolate CJK2018 chromosome 4, CSU_Ecrag_1.0, whole genome shotgun sequence includes the following:
- the tfe3b gene encoding transcription factor E3b isoform X1: MSSRVLLRQQLMREQAQEQERREAQQQASASQLRASDSTPAISVTLPPNAARPPPAQVPVEVLKVQTHLENPTRYHIQQAQRQQVKQYLSTTLGNNATTQTMGVSPVPQSSSAPEVAPTASSVPNSPMALLNIGSNKEEIDDVIDDIISLESSFNDDIITLIDSGLQLPSTLPGNLLDIYHSPGMAAPTFTVSNSCPADLPKVKREITDADNKALMKERQKKDNHNLIERRRRFNINDRIKELGTLIPKSSDPYHNDVSEMRWNKGTILKASVDYIRKLQKEQQRAKDIEMRQKKLEHANHSLMLRIQELEMQARLHGLSSDPSLLHQQQVPHSGPSLSPSAGGVSSQNLLNLGVAGIGQPLPASFLSPPSSDSPAGVTISSPLDLDSLSFAELDDTSASALYPDVGLGDILMDDGCTLSPERAVEPLFSPLSPGASKTSSRSSSLEMDEDL, encoded by the exons ATGTCGTCACGTGTGTTGCTGAGGCAGCAGCTGATGCGAGAACAAGCCCAGGAGCAGGAGCGACGTGAGGCCCAGCAGCAGGCCTCTGCCTCTCAGCTCCGGGCCTCTGACTCCACTCCAGCCATTTCTGTTACGCTGCCCCCAAATGCTGCCCGTCCCCCTCCAGCACAGGTGCCTGTGGAGGTGCTGAAA GTGCAGACCCACTTGGAGAACCCCACCAGGTACCACATCCAGCAGGCACAGAGGCAACAGGTGAAGCAGTACCTCTCCACCACTCTGGGCAACAACGCGACTACTCAGACCATGGGTGTGTCCCCTGTGCCGCAGTCCAGTTCTGCCCCCGAAGTTGCTCCTACTGCCAGCAGTGTCCCTAACAGTCCTATGGCTCTGCTGAACATCGGATCCAACAAGGAGGAA ATTGACGATGTGATCGACGACATCATTAGTCTTGAATCCAGTTTTAATGACGACATCATTACGTTGATTGACTCAGGTCTTCAGTTGCCCAGCACG CTCCCAGGAAATCTTTTGGATATATACCACAGCCCTGGAATGGCAGCACCTACTTTCACTGTCAGCAACTCCTGCCCTGCTGATCTTCCAAAAGTTAAAAGAGAAATTACTG ATGCAGATAACAAAGCACTTATGAAAGAAAGGCAGAAGAAAGACAACCATAATCTCA TTGAGAGGAGGCGAAGATTCAACATCAATGACCGTATAAAGGAGTTGGGTACTTTGATACCTAAGTCAAGTGACCC ATATCACAATGATGTCAGCGAGATGCGCTGGAATAAAGGCACCATACTGAAAGCTTCCGTAGACTACATCAGGAAGTTGCAGAAGGAGCAGCAAAGAGCCAAGGATATTGAGATGCGTCAGAAAAAGCTGGAACATGCAAACCACAGTCTAATGTTACGCATCCAG GAACTGGAAATGCAGGCACGTCTCCACGGCTTGAGCTCTGATCCCTCTCTGCTGCATCAGCAGCAGGTCCCACATAGTGGCCCGTCTCTGTCTCCTAGTGCAGGAGGAGTCTCCTCCCAAAATCTCCTAAATCTGGGCGTGGCAGGCATTGGACAGCCTCTGCCAGCCTCCTTCCTGTCCCCGCCCTCCTCGGACTCTCCTGCAGGAGTCACCATCAGCAGCCCCCTGGACCTGGACAGCCTGAGCTTTGCCGAGCTAGACGACACCTCTGCCTCGGCACTCTATCCTGACGTGGGCTTGGGAGACATTCTAATGGACGATGGGTGCACCCTGTCTCCAGAGAGGGCGGTGGAGCCTCTGTTTTCTCCTTTGTCACCAGGTGCCTCTAAAACCAGCAGTCGCAGCAGCAGCCTTGAAATGGACGAGGACTTGTGA
- the gnl3l gene encoding guanine nucleotide-binding protein-like 3-like protein has translation MSKAKQKRAKRLGFIGKFKTKDGQKDDALGRTKNSEKSSVQHVKVSRNPDEIRKQRLQELQDRQKISREQDLMKRRNLQSFQNDILQRQREFEQKETEMQSLEKNVNFENENSRKAYYREFKKVVEASDVILEVLDARDPLGCRCPQVEQAVIQSGMNKKIVLVLNKIDLVSKEIVEKWIKYLRNEFPTVAFKASTQQQTKNLKRSKVPVTQATTELLNTSACIGADCLMKLLGNYCRNLDIKTAITVGVVGFPNVGKSSLINSLKRTRACNIGATPGVTKCLQEVHLDKHIKLLDCPGIVMATSTTDAAMILRNCVKIEQLVDPLSPVEAILRRCNKAQIMEHYGVSDFHTALEFLAMLARRQGKLRKGGLPDTDKAAKSVLLDWTGGRISYFTHPPETHTLPTHVSAEIVTEMGKAFDWDELEKGNQEVLAESSCPDIQMGFCMETTGMTQGGQGETLSDQEVVAGSLEEPEFQDETESMEDSQDPEFGPMTVEIKSQRSKTVLALNETATRAPDLKDILDVDPLQQGQALLAAGKRRKKQQKRADKIATKLSDTLTAAMDFSFSDS, from the exons ATGTCGAAAGCTA AACAAAAACGAGCTAAACGTCTCGGCTTTATCGGAAAATTTAAG ACTAAAGATGGACAAAAGGATGATGCTTTAGGGCGGACAAAGAATTCAGAAAAGTCATCTGTGCAGCATGTCAAAGTCAGCAGAAACCCAGATGAAATCCGGAAGCAAAGG CTTCAGGAACTCCAGGACAGGCAGAAAATCTCTAGAGAACAAGACCTGATGAAGAGAAGGAACTTGCAAAGCTTTCAGAATGACATCCTTCAGCGACAAAGAGAGTTTGAGCAGAAG gagacagagatgcagagtctggagaaaaatgtaaattttgaaAATGAGAATTCAAGAAAGGCATATTATAGAGAATTTAAAAAG gtagtGGAGGCCTCAGATGTGATTTTGGAGGTTTTGGATGCACGTGACCCTCTTGGCTGCAGATGCCCTCAGGTGGAGCAGGCAGTTATTCAAAGTGGAATGAACAAGAAGATAGTTTTAGTACTTAATAAAATTG ATTTGGTGTCAAAGGAAATTGTGGAAAAGTGGATTAAGTATCTTCGTAATGAGTTTCCTACAGTAGCTTTCAAAGCATCTACTCAGCAACAGACCAAGAACTTG AAACGCAGTAAAGTTCCAGTTACACAAGCCACCACAGAGCTTCTTAATACCAGTGCTTGTATTGGTGCAGATTGCTTGATGAAGCTACTTGGCAACTACTGCCGCAACCTAGACATAAAAACGGCCATCACCGTAGGTGTTGTAG GTTTTCCTAACGTGGGAAAGAGTAGTTTGATCAACAGTTTGAAACGGACACGAGCGTGTAATATCGGAGCCACTCCTGGTGTCACCAA GTGCCTTCAAGAGGTGCATTTGGACAAACACATTAAGCTTCTTGATTGCCCCGGCATTGTCATGGCAACTTCAACGACTGATGCAGCCATGATTCTTCGTAACTGTGTGAAAATTGAACAGCTTGTAGATCCTCTTTCACCTGTTGAAGCCATCCTTCGACGCTGTAACAAAGCCCAG ATCATGGAGCACTATGGAGTTTCAGACTTTCACACAGCTCTGGAGTTCTTGGCAATGCTTGCTCGACGTCAAGGCAAACTTAGAAAGGGAGGACTGCCTGACACTGACAAAGCCGCAAAGAGTGTGCTATTGGACTGGACAGG GGGAAGGATCAGCTACTTTACTCATCCTCCAGAGACGCACACTCTTCCCACACATGTCAGCGCTGAGATAGTTACAGAGATGGGTAAAGCTTTTGACTGGGATGAGCTGGAAAAAGGAAATCAGGAGGTTCTTGCAG AGTCCTCTTGTCCTGACATCCAAATGGGATTTTGCATGGAAACCACTGGAATGACACAAGGTGGCCAGGGTGAAACACTTTCTGACCAGGAAGTGGTGGCGGGCTCCTTGGAAGAGCCAGAATTTCAAGATGAAACTGAATCCATGGAGGATAGCCAGGACCCAGAG TTTGGTCCAATGACAGTGGAGATTAAATCTCAGAGGTCAAAGACTGTCTTGGCTTTAAATGAAACTGCAACCAGGGCTCCAGATTTAAAGGATATCTTAGATGTGGATCCTCTACAGCAGGGTCAGGCACTTCTGGCTGCCGgcaagaggaggaaaaagcaacagaaaagagCTG acAAAATTGCCACCAAACTATCAGACACCTTGACAGCTGCAATGGACTTCTCATTTTCAGATagctga
- the tfe3b gene encoding transcription factor E3b isoform X2 → MSSRVLLRQQLMREQAQEQERREAQQQASASQLRASDSTPAISVTLPPNAARPPPAQVPVEVLKVQTHLENPTRYHIQQAQRQQVKQYLSTTLGNNATTQTMGVSPVPQSSSAPEVAPTASSVPNSPMALLNIGSNKEEIDDVIDDIISLESSFNDDIITLIDSGLQLPSTLPGNLLDIYHSPGMAAPTFTVSNSCPADLPKVKREITDADNKALMKERQKKDNHNLIERRRRFNINDRIKELGTLIPKSSDPEMRWNKGTILKASVDYIRKLQKEQQRAKDIEMRQKKLEHANHSLMLRIQELEMQARLHGLSSDPSLLHQQQVPHSGPSLSPSAGGVSSQNLLNLGVAGIGQPLPASFLSPPSSDSPAGVTISSPLDLDSLSFAELDDTSASALYPDVGLGDILMDDGCTLSPERAVEPLFSPLSPGASKTSSRSSSLEMDEDL, encoded by the exons ATGTCGTCACGTGTGTTGCTGAGGCAGCAGCTGATGCGAGAACAAGCCCAGGAGCAGGAGCGACGTGAGGCCCAGCAGCAGGCCTCTGCCTCTCAGCTCCGGGCCTCTGACTCCACTCCAGCCATTTCTGTTACGCTGCCCCCAAATGCTGCCCGTCCCCCTCCAGCACAGGTGCCTGTGGAGGTGCTGAAA GTGCAGACCCACTTGGAGAACCCCACCAGGTACCACATCCAGCAGGCACAGAGGCAACAGGTGAAGCAGTACCTCTCCACCACTCTGGGCAACAACGCGACTACTCAGACCATGGGTGTGTCCCCTGTGCCGCAGTCCAGTTCTGCCCCCGAAGTTGCTCCTACTGCCAGCAGTGTCCCTAACAGTCCTATGGCTCTGCTGAACATCGGATCCAACAAGGAGGAA ATTGACGATGTGATCGACGACATCATTAGTCTTGAATCCAGTTTTAATGACGACATCATTACGTTGATTGACTCAGGTCTTCAGTTGCCCAGCACG CTCCCAGGAAATCTTTTGGATATATACCACAGCCCTGGAATGGCAGCACCTACTTTCACTGTCAGCAACTCCTGCCCTGCTGATCTTCCAAAAGTTAAAAGAGAAATTACTG ATGCAGATAACAAAGCACTTATGAAAGAAAGGCAGAAGAAAGACAACCATAATCTCA TTGAGAGGAGGCGAAGATTCAACATCAATGACCGTATAAAGGAGTTGGGTACTTTGATACCTAAGTCAAGTGACCC CGAGATGCGCTGGAATAAAGGCACCATACTGAAAGCTTCCGTAGACTACATCAGGAAGTTGCAGAAGGAGCAGCAAAGAGCCAAGGATATTGAGATGCGTCAGAAAAAGCTGGAACATGCAAACCACAGTCTAATGTTACGCATCCAG GAACTGGAAATGCAGGCACGTCTCCACGGCTTGAGCTCTGATCCCTCTCTGCTGCATCAGCAGCAGGTCCCACATAGTGGCCCGTCTCTGTCTCCTAGTGCAGGAGGAGTCTCCTCCCAAAATCTCCTAAATCTGGGCGTGGCAGGCATTGGACAGCCTCTGCCAGCCTCCTTCCTGTCCCCGCCCTCCTCGGACTCTCCTGCAGGAGTCACCATCAGCAGCCCCCTGGACCTGGACAGCCTGAGCTTTGCCGAGCTAGACGACACCTCTGCCTCGGCACTCTATCCTGACGTGGGCTTGGGAGACATTCTAATGGACGATGGGTGCACCCTGTCTCCAGAGAGGGCGGTGGAGCCTCTGTTTTCTCCTTTGTCACCAGGTGCCTCTAAAACCAGCAGTCGCAGCAGCAGCCTTGAAATGGACGAGGACTTGTGA